A stretch of the Cyprinus carpio isolate SPL01 chromosome B4, ASM1834038v1, whole genome shotgun sequence genome encodes the following:
- the si:ch211-51e12.7 gene encoding histidine-rich glycoprotein isoform X2, protein MDADTEQVEETTEVMEATETPSHEEPSADSKIRGRGGKIRGRGGRMPRGFRGGRGMMMMMKGFPPGPMRGRGRDGFTNGFGPMRRGMGRMWPYPDMRGRRGRGGPRGMHLGPPGPPPPPPPPMHMRGPPPHMHRHGPPPPPPPPGHPAFRGRPPHPRGRGMMPPGPPRFFHPRGGETPF, encoded by the exons ATGGACGCGGAcacggagcaggtggaggagacGACAGAAGTGATGGAGGCCACGGAGACGCCCTCACATGAAGAACCTTCAGCTGACAGCAAGATCAG GGGTCGTGGAGGGAAAATCCGCGGCAGAGGAGGCCGCATGCCCCGTGGGTTCCGAGGAGGACgtgggatgatgatgatgatgaaagggTTTCCACCAGGTCCTATGAGAGGCAGAGGCCGCGACGGGTTCACAAACGGATTCGGACCCATGAG GAGAGGCATGGGTCGCATGTGGCCGTATCCAGACATGCGCGGCCGGCGAGGTCGAGGCGGTCCAAGGGGAATGCACCTGGGTCCGCCAGGTCCGCCGCCTCCACCACCTCCCCCCATGCACATGAGAGGACCTCCGCCACACATGCACAG GCATGGCCCACCTCCTCCTCCGCCCCCTCCGGGACACCCGGCGTTCCGAGGGCGACCGCCACACCCCAGGGGGCGGGGCATGATGCCGCCCGGCCCACCTCGCTTCTTCCACCCCAGGGG GGGTGAGACACCCTTCTGA
- the si:ch211-51e12.7 gene encoding collagen alpha-1(XVIII) chain isoform X1 encodes MDADTEQVEETTEVMEATETPSHEEPSADSKIRGRGGKIRGRGGRMPRGFRGGRGMMMMMKGFPPGPMRGRGRDGFTNGFGPMRRGMGRMWPYPDMRGRRGRGGPRGMHLGPPGPPPPPPPPMHMRGPPPHMHRHGPPPPPPPPGHPAFRGRPPHPRGRGMMPPGPPRFFHPRGYHNGSAPRLPHPPPGRGQRWPGPPGARKF; translated from the exons ATGGACGCGGAcacggagcaggtggaggagacGACAGAAGTGATGGAGGCCACGGAGACGCCCTCACATGAAGAACCTTCAGCTGACAGCAAGATCAG GGGTCGTGGAGGGAAAATCCGCGGCAGAGGAGGCCGCATGCCCCGTGGGTTCCGAGGAGGACgtgggatgatgatgatgatgaaagggTTTCCACCAGGTCCTATGAGAGGCAGAGGCCGCGACGGGTTCACAAACGGATTCGGACCCATGAG GAGAGGCATGGGTCGCATGTGGCCGTATCCAGACATGCGCGGCCGGCGAGGTCGAGGCGGTCCAAGGGGAATGCACCTGGGTCCGCCAGGTCCGCCGCCTCCACCACCTCCCCCCATGCACATGAGAGGACCTCCGCCACACATGCACAG GCATGGCCCACCTCCTCCTCCGCCCCCTCCGGGACACCCGGCGTTCCGAGGGCGACCGCCACACCCCAGGGGGCGGGGCATGATGCCGCCCGGCCCACCTCGCTTCTTCCACCCCAGGGG CTACCACAACGGATCGGCCCCTCGTCTGCCCCACCCGCCTCCAGGCAGGGGCCAGCGCTGGCCGGGGCCCCCCGGTGCCCGGAAGTTTTAA
- the msgn1 gene encoding mesogenin-1: MAQIDVDAFTAQVLSHWDWSGEDRAFGDASSPESGHKDEQHKPKVKMSVKRRMKASEREKLRMRSLAEALHQLREYLPPDYSRGAQPLTKIQTLKYTIRYIKELSSILEQQI; the protein is encoded by the coding sequence ATGGCGCAGATCGACGTCGACGCGTTCACTGCCCAGGTTCTGTCCCACTGGGACTGGAGCGGAGAGGACAGGGCGTTCGGAGACGCGTCCTCGCCGGAGTCCGGACACAAGGACGAGCAGCACAAGCCCAAAGTGAAGATGAGCgtgaagaggaggatgaaggcCAGCGAGCGCGAGAAGCTGCGCATGCGCAGTCTGGCGGAGGCGCTGCATCAGCTCCGCGAGTATCTTCCTCCGGACTACAGCCGCGGAGCGCAGCCGCTCACGAAGATCCAGACGCTCAAATACACCATCCGGTACATCAAAGAGCTCTCCAGCATCCTCGAGCAGCAGATCTGA